The window TGTTTGCAAATTTTATTGTGCTTCGGTTTTTAATAGGAAAAAAAATCTGCGCATCAATTTCCGAGTTGTACTGAACAGAATTTAATTTTAATCCGATGTAAATACTCCCATCAAGTTGCGCATTCTTCTTTATGATTTTATTCCCTGCGGCAATTGTTCCAATCAACGAATATCCTTTTCTCGGATTCAAACGGTAATCTAACTTTTCAAATTTGACGCTGATTCCATAGAGCGAGGAAGTAATGTCGGCATAAGGCGGAAGAGTGGTAAGATGCTCAAGCCCTTTTGTGCTGAGCAGCGTGAGTTGCTTGCGGTTCACAAACACTTTGAAATAATTTTCTCCCGAAAGATGATATTGAATGCCGATGTTCGGATTTACTTCGAGATAAGTTGAATCTTTTTTGTACAACTTAAAATCCGCATCAATGCCAAACGGAGTTTTGAAAAGAAAAGGGAAAGTGAAATGCGTTTTCAAATCCTGCGTGCTCGCCTGCAATCGCCTCCAGTTAAGTTCAAGAAGTTCACCGCGGTTGAACGAGTTGTTGAGTTTAAGGCGCACATCGCCCGTGAAAAGAATTTTTCCCGTCTTGTTATCGGGAAGCATTCCAACAATTCCATCAAACTGGCTTGCGCGTTTTTTTTCGAGAAACAATTCCACTTTTGCATTTTCTCCGGGAAACAAAACGCGGAATGGAATTTTTTCTTTCGCAAAGGGAAGTTCTTTTATCCGCGTTCCGATTTTTTTTACAAGCGATTCATTATACAAATCGCCATTCTTAATTCCGAGATAACTCTGAAGATAAACAGAAGAAATTTTTGCCACTCCCCTATTCGCCACGCTGTCAATCTTGATAAGAATATTTTTCTGGAGGTTGAGGGATGCGGAAATTTTTTCTCCTGAAATTTTCATGCTATCCAATTTTACAGACGCAAACGGATAACCATTGTTCTCGCAATAAGAAAGAATTTTTTCTTCTAATTTTCTTAGCTCTTTATAGTAAAACGGTTTGCCGAGATAAATTTTTTCCCTGAAGCCGGCTTCACTGAGAATTCCCTCATCGGCATTTCCTTTCCGGAGAATTACCCATTTATATTGTTCGCCAACTTTTATGACAGCAATTTCTTTCAACGAATCTTTTTCATCTGTTACTTCATTTTCAATTTCTGCAGACAAATAGGCATTGTCGTATAAATTGAAAAGTATATTCCGAATTTCTTTTTCACGTTCACTTTTAGAAGTAAAGGATTTTTTATAGGAAATCTTGGAAAGAATTTCTGATTTTTCCTTTGAAATAACTTCGAGAGTAAAAAGTTTTTGACTCCAGCTAAAAACAGGAAATAAAAAAAGAAAAAGTAAAACCTTTGTCATGAAATAAAGATACGAATGTAAGCAGGAAATATTGTTTCAATTGTTTTCTATTTTAATCCTTCATTCTACCAATAAATTTCCTTACATTTGTTATGCAATAAATTATTTTTGGAATCGTTATTGATTGAATTAGAATTATGGTAAAAAGAAATTTTATATCACTGCTTTTCATTTTTAATTTTTCATTTTTAATGTTTAATTTATCGAGGGCTTCCTCGATTTTCATTCCTATGGATGAAACTCAGAAAAATCATCTCAAGGCATACGGAATTACTTATTGGGTTTTGAAACAAGGTTCCACAGCGCAGTGGCTGCTTAATTATAAAGGAGGAAGTTTCCTGTTTGATTATACTTCTGCGTTTGAAAAAGAATGTACCATTCGCGGAGTGAGTTACGAAGTGATTGCCGATGCAAAAGCAAATGCAATTCTCAATGAGATTGCCAGCCCCGAAGCGAATATGGACGCAGTGAAATTGGAGAAGGCGCCAAAGATTGCAGTGTATTCTCCCAAAACAAAACAACCGTGGGATGATGCGGTAACGCTCGTGCTCACCTATGCAGAAATTCCTTACGATATTGTTTTCGATGATGAAGTGATGGAAAATAAATTAGTGCAGTACGATTGGCTGCACTTGCATCACGAAGATTTCACAGGGCAGTACGGAAGATTCTGGGCGAGTTACAAAGGCGCGCAGTGGTATCAGAATGAAGTGAAAGAAGCGGAAAGCACCGCAGCTCGATTGGGCTTTGCAAAAGTTTCTCAAATGAAACTTGCCGTAGCAAAAAAAATCCGCGACTTTGTTACGGGGGGAGGATTTTTATTTGCCATGTGCTCCGCAACCGATTCGTATGACATTGCGCTTGCTTCCGAAGGAGTGGATATTTGCGAAAGCATGTTTGATGGTGACCCTGCTGATCCCGACATGAATAAAAAAATTGATTACTCAAAAGATTTTGCTTTTCGAAATTACACGCTCAACTCAAATCCTTACGAGTATGAATTCGCAAACATTGATACGTATCTCACGCGCGTTCCGAAATACGGAGTAACCGAAGCAACTGATTTATTTACACTGTTTGAATTTTCTGCAAAGTGGGATCCGGTTCCAACTATGCTTTGCCAGAATCATGAAAAAGTGATTAAAGGTTTCTGGGGACAAACGGTTGCATTTGATAAAACGTATGTGAAGCCGGATGTGCTTGTGATGGGTGAAGCAAAACAATTTAACGAAGTCCGCTACTGCCACGGTGATTATGGAAAAGGTTTCTGGACTTTTTATGGAGGCCACGACCCTGAAGATTACCAGCACCAGGTGGAAGATCCTCCAACTGATTTATCGCTTCATCCGAATTCTCCGGGCTATCGTTTGATTCTGAATAATGTTTTGTTCCCTGCCGCGAAAAAGAAAAAGCAGAAGACTTGATTCGTCATTGCGAGCGAAGCGAAGCAATCTCATTAATCATAGAACACCCAGTTAATTCCCACCTTGATCGCTCTGTCAGGTGCAGGAAAATTCGGAGCGAGATAATAAGCGCCCATCAATCCTGAGTTCACGTGCTCCGTCTTGAAAAAAATTCGCGCGTGTTTCACTTTCATGTTGAAGAAAAAATCTACGTAAGGATAATTTCCAATTTGCTTTTTGTTTTGCAGATAATATAATCCCAACGCAGGCATGTAGGCATCGGCATAGTAAGAAGAAGAATACATCACATCAAATCCAAGTTGCACATGCGTTGCACCTTTGAACCAGTTGTCTTCGTAATAGAGAGAATGGTTGGAAAACATCTGCGGAATGTGGAGAATATTTTCGTAAGAAGATTTTTGATATGTAATCTTATTGTAGAAATTAAATTTTCCGAAATGAAATTTCTTCGCAATGAAAGCCGAAAAAATATTTATAGTTGCATCAAATTGTTTCGGGAAAAAAGTAGTATCAAAATAAACATAGCCGTTAATTATTCTTTCACCCGCGCCAAATGAAAATTTATTTTTTGAAACGTGATAACAAATGCTTGCATTCGTTTCCGAAATTTTATCGAAAGGATTTATCCACCAGAAATGATTGGAAGCATACATCGAATAAATAAACGGCACCGAATGAAGGGTGTTTTCTGCTGTGAAAGATATTTTTTTCTCGTTCTTAAAAATGTAAGAAAGATTTGCTGAAATAAAATAATCTCCATTATGATTTCCATTCACAATATATTGTCCACCTGTATTCCAATAAAATCCATTTGCGTTTTTATTGCGGATATTTTTTCCAATTCCCCAATGAATAATATTATCCCTGAATAAAGAATCCGTTGCTTTGAGAGAATCTGAACTATATTGAATCAGGCGGGATACTTTCTGCTCCAAAGAAATTTCCGCAGAAATATTTTTCACCAGGAAACTTTTCCATGAAATACTATTTTGCATTGTAAAAATGCGAGTCGAATCTCTTGTTCTTGTACTGTCGAAATAAATATTTTCATAGTATCCCGAAGTTGGATGTTTATCGTCATAGACAAACCAGTTGTCGCCCGCATGAAAAGAATATGACAAATAACTTCCCGGAATAATTTTAGAACGAATAGTTGAATCTTTGTTCGCAGTATCCCTTCTTCCGAAATTCAAAAACTGAGTGGCAGTGAATTCCCGGCTTCCTCTTCTCGTTCTTGCATCTGAAAGATTTACAGAAAGAAGTTTTTTATTCGCAAAAAGATTTTCTTCAAAAATTGTATCATCATTCACTCCTCCGTTTTCATCTGTCTTAACTGAACTGATTATTCCATTCACAAGAAAAGAGTAGCGATTACTTTTAGAATTATAATTTGACGAAAGAGAAATATTATTATCTGTGCAGTTTTGTCTTTGATAAAATCCCTCGCTTCTAAAGCGGAGCATGTTCAATGCAATATTCCACTGCTTGGAAATATTTTGCGTGTGAAGCAATCTTGCATACTGCTCTTTCTTCATTCCGAACACAACAAAAATTTCTGTGTAAGGAGTTCGTGTCCGATAATATTTAATTTCATTTCTGTTATATCCGAATAAATCTAAATTTTCAAATCCGCTCTTGAAACCGATTTCTGTTGACGGCTCAAAAAATATTTTTCGGTTCGATAATCCTAAACTATAAGGGAGGTTATTGGGAAAATATTTTTGAATGTTGTCAAGAGAAGAGTCAACTTCTTTGTAAGAAGAATTATTCGGAAAGAAATTTTTTTCTAAAAAATATTCCGCAATCGGTGACTTGACCTCAACCTTTGTCGAATCCGGCTTTTGAGCAAAAAGAAATATAGATGAAAAAAGAAAAACAGTTATGGAGAAATTTTTTTTCAGAAAATAAATTTTTACAAAAGTAATAAAACAAAAAACCCCGAACTGATTTCTCAGACGGGGCTTTTTGAAAGATTGGCAACAACCTACTCTCCCGGCAATTAAGCTAGTACCATCGGCCCTGCGGGGCTTAACTTCTCTGTTCGGAATGGGAAGAGGTGATCACCCGCGGTATAGTCGCCATAAGTCTTGCCTGCTGTTTCAAAAATATTTTTAAAACATGTCAGGTTTTGAATACCTATGACAAATTGAAAAAGAAAATACAAGAACTAAAAATCTTGTGTCCTAGAAAATTCACGGGAGAATTAGTATTACTCGGCTGAGTACATTGCTGCACTTACACCTGTAACCTATCAACGTGGTAATCTGCCACGTCCCTTAAGGGAAATCTCATCTTGGGGCGAGCTTCGCGCTTATATGCTTTCAGCGCTTATCTCAACCGGACATAGCTACCCAGCGGTGCAGTTGGCACTACAACTGGTACACTAGCGGTCCGTCCGACTCGGTCCTCTCGTACTAGAGTCAGACCCCCTCAAATCTCCTACGCCCGCAACAGATAGGGACCGAACTGTCTCACGACGTTCTGAACCCAGCTCGCGTGCCACTTTAATAGGCGAACAGCCTAACCCTTGGGACCTTCTCCAGCCCCAGGATGTGACGAGCCGACATCGAGGTGCCAAACCCCCCCGTCGATATGAGCTCTTGGGAGGGATCAGCCTGTTATCCCCGGCGTACCTTTTATCCTATGAGCGATGGCCCTTCCATGTGGAACCACCGGATCACTATGCCCGACTTTCGTCTCTGCTCGACTTGTAGGTCTCACAGTTAAGCACCCTTGTGCCATTACACTCTGCGCACGGTTACCAAGCGTGCTGAGGGTACCTTTGGGAGCCTCCGATACTC of the Bacteroidota bacterium genome contains:
- a CDS encoding BamA/TamA family outer membrane protein produces the protein MTKVLLFLFLFPVFSWSQKLFTLEVISKEKSEILSKISYKKSFTSKSEREKEIRNILFNLYDNAYLSAEIENEVTDEKDSLKEIAVIKVGEQYKWVILRKGNADEGILSEAGFREKIYLGKPFYYKELRKLEEKILSYCENNGYPFASVKLDSMKISGEKISASLNLQKNILIKIDSVANRGVAKISSVYLQSYLGIKNGDLYNESLVKKIGTRIKELPFAKEKIPFRVLFPGENAKVELFLEKKRASQFDGIVGMLPDNKTGKILFTGDVRLKLNNSFNRGELLELNWRRLQASTQDLKTHFTFPFLFKTPFGIDADFKLYKKDSTYLEVNPNIGIQYHLSGENYFKVFVNRKQLTLLSTKGLEHLTTLPPYADITSSLYGISVKFEKLDYRLNPRKGYSLIGTIAAGNKIIKKNAQLDGSIYIGLKLNSVQYNSEIDAQIFFPIKNRSTIKFANKSAYLYNENLFLNELFRIGGLKTLRGFDEESIYASAFSIFTLEYRFLFEENSYLFFFGDDAYYENQSISFSGARYDTPYGFGAGISFETKAGIFSINYALGSQLGNPIDLKTGKVHFGIVNYF
- a CDS encoding asparagine synthetase B, which produces MFNLSRASSIFIPMDETQKNHLKAYGITYWVLKQGSTAQWLLNYKGGSFLFDYTSAFEKECTIRGVSYEVIADAKANAILNEIASPEANMDAVKLEKAPKIAVYSPKTKQPWDDAVTLVLTYAEIPYDIVFDDEVMENKLVQYDWLHLHHEDFTGQYGRFWASYKGAQWYQNEVKEAESTAARLGFAKVSQMKLAVAKKIRDFVTGGGFLFAMCSATDSYDIALASEGVDICESMFDGDPADPDMNKKIDYSKDFAFRNYTLNSNPYEYEFANIDTYLTRVPKYGVTEATDLFTLFEFSAKWDPVPTMLCQNHEKVIKGFWGQTVAFDKTYVKPDVLVMGEAKQFNEVRYCHGDYGKGFWTFYGGHDPEDYQHQVEDPPTDLSLHPNSPGYRLILNNVLFPAAKKKKQKT
- a CDS encoding putative porin — protein: MRNQFGVFCFITFVKIYFLKKNFSITVFLFSSIFLFAQKPDSTKVEVKSPIAEYFLEKNFFPNNSSYKEVDSSLDNIQKYFPNNLPYSLGLSNRKIFFEPSTEIGFKSGFENLDLFGYNRNEIKYYRTRTPYTEIFVVFGMKKEQYARLLHTQNISKQWNIALNMLRFRSEGFYQRQNCTDNNISLSSNYNSKSNRYSFLVNGIISSVKTDENGGVNDDTIFEENLFANKKLLSVNLSDARTRRGSREFTATQFLNFGRRDTANKDSTIRSKIIPGSYLSYSFHAGDNWFVYDDKHPTSGYYENIYFDSTRTRDSTRIFTMQNSISWKSFLVKNISAEISLEQKVSRLIQYSSDSLKATDSLFRDNIIHWGIGKNIRNKNANGFYWNTGGQYIVNGNHNGDYFISANLSYIFKNEKKISFTAENTLHSVPFIYSMYASNHFWWINPFDKISETNASICYHVSKNKFSFGAGERIINGYVYFDTTFFPKQFDATINIFSAFIAKKFHFGKFNFYNKITYQKSSYENILHIPQMFSNHSLYYEDNWFKGATHVQLGFDVMYSSSYYADAYMPALGLYYLQNKKQIGNYPYVDFFFNMKVKHARIFFKTEHVNSGLMGAYYLAPNFPAPDRAIKVGINWVFYD